In a genomic window of Bacillus rossius redtenbacheri isolate Brsri chromosome 4 unlocalized genomic scaffold, Brsri_v3 Brsri_v3_scf4_2, whole genome shotgun sequence:
- the LOC134542437 gene encoding D-2-hydroxyglutarate dehydrogenase, mitochondrial-like isoform X2, with protein sequence MLRLVFARAWRHGRGQAKLLRSVVARQRRELSSAVQLTAERYPDVKRGNYSVLADRHLQFFESILGRERVLTDPDDVEPYNVDWLRMVRGASKVVLKPKTTEEVSAILKFCNAESLAVCPQGGNTGLVGGSVPVFDEVVVSTSLMNNIISLDELSGVLVCQAGCVLETLEGYVQERGLMMPLDLGAKGSCQIGGNVSTNAGGLRLLRYGSLHGSVLGIEAVKADGQVLDCLSSLKKDNTGYHLKHLFIGSEGTLGLVTKVAIQCPASPRAVNTAFLGLLTFEDVLQTFKDARSGLGEILSSCEMMDAASMDASVGNLKLTNPISDHPFYMLIETSGSNGQHDEEKLTQFLERSMERGTVRDGTVATEPSRIKRMWELRETITPGLLGDGYVYKYDISLPHDNFYSIVPEMKKHLEGRIIRCCGYGHIGDGNLHLNITSREFDHNILDMIEPYVFEWTSKLRGSISAEHGIGFKKTKFIHYTKSQSSIDLMKQLKSMMDPKGILNPYKSLWESRERIADALSADGFLYTYDLTIPHSCFYEPVVKAKHHLESCSKVVRVCGFGHLGDNNLHLNVTSKQHERAVEELMEPAVFEWTAALRGSISAEHGLGFKKNKFIRYSKSRAAVDLMRDLKLMMDPKLILNPYKVLVM encoded by the exons ATGCTACGACTCGTATTCGCGAGGGCGTGGCGACACGGCAGAGGCCAAGCGAAGCTGCTGAGGTCGGTTGTTGCGCGGCAGAGGAGGGAGCTCTCCTCCGCCGTACAGCTGACGGCAGAAAGGTACCCAGACGTGAAGAGGGGAAACTACAGCGTCCTCGCAGACCGCCACCTGCAGTTCTTCGAGAGCATTCTCGGCAGAGAAAGGGTTCTGACCGACCCAGATGATGTCGAGCCTTACAACGTGGATTGGCTCAGAATGGTACGAG GTGCTAGCAAAGTGGTGCTGAAGCCAAAAACAACTGAAGAGGTATCGGCCATCCTCAAGTTCTGCAATGCCGAAAGCTTGGCGGTGTGTCCGCAGGGTGGCAACACTGGCCTTGTTGGCGGAAGTGTCCCGGTTTTTGATGAAGTGGTTGTATCCACGTCTCTTATGAACAACATCATTAGTCTAGATGAACTTTCAG GCGTGCTGGTGTGCCAGGCGGGGTGTGTCCTGGAGACCCTGGAAGGCTACGTGCAGGAGAGGGGTCTGATGATGCCCCTCGACCTGGGCGCCAAGGGCTCCTGTCAGATCGGGGGCAACGTGTCCACCAACGCTGGCGGGCTGCGCCTGCTGCGCTACGGGAGTCTGCACGGCAGCGTTCTGGGCATAGAGGCC GTGAAAGCAGATGGCCAGGTACTTGACTGCCTGAGCTCGTTGAAGAAGGACAATACCGGCTACCACCTGAAGCACTTGTTCATCGGCTCCGAAGGGACTCTGGGCTTAGTTACAAAAGTGGCCATACAGTGTCCCGCCAGTCCGCGAGCCGTCAACACAGCGTTTTTAG GACTGCTCACGTTCGAGGACGTGCTCCAGACGTTCAAGGACGCGCGCAGCGGCCTGGGGGAGATACTGTCGTCGTGCGAGATGATGGACGCTGCTTCCATGGACGCGAGCGTCGGCAACCTGAAGCTGACCAACCCCATCAGCGACCACCCGTTCTACATGCTGATAGAGACCTCGGGCAGCAACGGTCAGCACGATGAGGAGAAGCTGACGCAGTTCCTGGAGAGATCCATGGAGCGCGGCACCGTGAGGGATGGCACCGTCGCCACGGAGCCCTCCAGGATAAAG CGTATGTGGGAATTGCGAGAAACCATAACACCAGGCCTGCTAGGTGATGGCTATGTTTACAAATATGACATATCACTGCCCCACGATAATTTCTACAGTATTGTCCCTGAAATGAAGAAGCACTTAGAAGGCCGTATTATCCGCTGCTGCGGCTATGGGCACATAG GCGATGGAAATCTTCACCTGAACATCACTTCCAGAGAGTTTGATCATAATATTCTCGATATGATTGAACCCTATGTGTTTGAGTGGACATCCAAGCTACGAGGCAGCATTAGTGCAGAGCACGGCATTGGCTTCAAGAAGACAAAGTTCATCCACTACACCAAGTCGCAAAGCTCCATAGATCTCATGAAACAGTTGAAGAGTATGATGGATCCAAAAGGAATTCTCAACCCATACAAA TCATTATGGGAGAGTCGGGAACGCATCGCTGATGCATTATCTGCAGATGGCTTCTTGTACACGTACGACCTGACGATACCTCACAGCTGCTTCTACGAGCCTGTCGTGAAGGCAAAGCACCACTTGGAGAGCTGTTCTAAAGTGGTTCGCGTCTGTGGCTTTGGACATTTGG GGGACAACAACCTCCACCTGAACGTGACCTCGAAGCAGCACGAGCGGGCCGTGGAGGAGCTGATGGAGCCGGCCGTGTTCGAGTGGACGGCGGCCCTGCGCGGCAGCATCAGCGCGGAGCACGGCCTCGGCTTCAAGAAGAACAAGTTCATCCGCTACTCCAAATCCCGGGCTGCGGTGGACCTCATGAGGGACCTGAAGCTGATGATGGATCCCAAGTTGATTCTCAACCCTTACAAAGTACTTGTCATGTAG
- the LOC134542437 gene encoding D-2-hydroxyglutarate dehydrogenase, mitochondrial-like isoform X1: MLRLVFARAWRHGRGQAKLLRSVVARQRRELSSAVQLTAERYPDVKRGNYSVLADRHLQFFESILGRERVLTDPDDVEPYNVDWLRMVRGASKVVLKPKTTEEVSAILKFCNAESLAVCPQGGNTGLVGGSVPVFDEVVVSTSLMNNIISLDELSGVLVCQAGCVLETLEGYVQERGLMMPLDLGAKGSCQIGGNVSTNAGGLRLLRYGSLHGSVLGIEAVKADGQVLDCLSSLKKDNTGYHLKHLFIGSEGTLGLVTKVAIQCPASPRAVNTAFLGLLTFEDVLQTFKDARSGLGEILSSCEMMDAASMDASVGNLKLTNPISDHPFYMLIETSGSNGQHDEEKLTQFLERSMERGTVRDGTVATEPSRIKTIWEHRERITDALVSDGFLLAYDLSLPLTDFYKPVSLTLECLSNCAQVVRISAHGHLGDGNLHLNITSREFDHNILDMIEPYVFEWTSKLRGSISAEHGIGFKKTKFIHYTKSQSSIDLMKQLKSMMDPKGILNPYKSLWESRERIADALSADGFLYTYDLTIPHSCFYEPVVKAKHHLESCSKVVRVCGFGHLGDNNLHLNVTSKQHERAVEELMEPAVFEWTAALRGSISAEHGLGFKKNKFIRYSKSRAAVDLMRDLKLMMDPKLILNPYKVLVM, translated from the exons ATGCTACGACTCGTATTCGCGAGGGCGTGGCGACACGGCAGAGGCCAAGCGAAGCTGCTGAGGTCGGTTGTTGCGCGGCAGAGGAGGGAGCTCTCCTCCGCCGTACAGCTGACGGCAGAAAGGTACCCAGACGTGAAGAGGGGAAACTACAGCGTCCTCGCAGACCGCCACCTGCAGTTCTTCGAGAGCATTCTCGGCAGAGAAAGGGTTCTGACCGACCCAGATGATGTCGAGCCTTACAACGTGGATTGGCTCAGAATGGTACGAG GTGCTAGCAAAGTGGTGCTGAAGCCAAAAACAACTGAAGAGGTATCGGCCATCCTCAAGTTCTGCAATGCCGAAAGCTTGGCGGTGTGTCCGCAGGGTGGCAACACTGGCCTTGTTGGCGGAAGTGTCCCGGTTTTTGATGAAGTGGTTGTATCCACGTCTCTTATGAACAACATCATTAGTCTAGATGAACTTTCAG GCGTGCTGGTGTGCCAGGCGGGGTGTGTCCTGGAGACCCTGGAAGGCTACGTGCAGGAGAGGGGTCTGATGATGCCCCTCGACCTGGGCGCCAAGGGCTCCTGTCAGATCGGGGGCAACGTGTCCACCAACGCTGGCGGGCTGCGCCTGCTGCGCTACGGGAGTCTGCACGGCAGCGTTCTGGGCATAGAGGCC GTGAAAGCAGATGGCCAGGTACTTGACTGCCTGAGCTCGTTGAAGAAGGACAATACCGGCTACCACCTGAAGCACTTGTTCATCGGCTCCGAAGGGACTCTGGGCTTAGTTACAAAAGTGGCCATACAGTGTCCCGCCAGTCCGCGAGCCGTCAACACAGCGTTTTTAG GACTGCTCACGTTCGAGGACGTGCTCCAGACGTTCAAGGACGCGCGCAGCGGCCTGGGGGAGATACTGTCGTCGTGCGAGATGATGGACGCTGCTTCCATGGACGCGAGCGTCGGCAACCTGAAGCTGACCAACCCCATCAGCGACCACCCGTTCTACATGCTGATAGAGACCTCGGGCAGCAACGGTCAGCACGATGAGGAGAAGCTGACGCAGTTCCTGGAGAGATCCATGGAGCGCGGCACCGTGAGGGATGGCACCGTCGCCACGGAGCCCTCCAGGATAAAG ACCATCTGGGAGCACCGCGAGCGAATAACTGATGCTCTAGTGTCGGATGGCTTCTTGTTAGCTTAcgatctctctctccctctaacTGACTTCTACAAACCTGTCAGCTTGACCTTGGAGTGCTTGTCGAACTGTGCTCAAGTTGTTCGCATATCAGCTCATGGCCATCTTG GCGATGGAAATCTTCACCTGAACATCACTTCCAGAGAGTTTGATCATAATATTCTCGATATGATTGAACCCTATGTGTTTGAGTGGACATCCAAGCTACGAGGCAGCATTAGTGCAGAGCACGGCATTGGCTTCAAGAAGACAAAGTTCATCCACTACACCAAGTCGCAAAGCTCCATAGATCTCATGAAACAGTTGAAGAGTATGATGGATCCAAAAGGAATTCTCAACCCATACAAA TCATTATGGGAGAGTCGGGAACGCATCGCTGATGCATTATCTGCAGATGGCTTCTTGTACACGTACGACCTGACGATACCTCACAGCTGCTTCTACGAGCCTGTCGTGAAGGCAAAGCACCACTTGGAGAGCTGTTCTAAAGTGGTTCGCGTCTGTGGCTTTGGACATTTGG GGGACAACAACCTCCACCTGAACGTGACCTCGAAGCAGCACGAGCGGGCCGTGGAGGAGCTGATGGAGCCGGCCGTGTTCGAGTGGACGGCGGCCCTGCGCGGCAGCATCAGCGCGGAGCACGGCCTCGGCTTCAAGAAGAACAAGTTCATCCGCTACTCCAAATCCCGGGCTGCGGTGGACCTCATGAGGGACCTGAAGCTGATGATGGATCCCAAGTTGATTCTCAACCCTTACAAAGTACTTGTCATGTAG